From the genome of Triticum aestivum cultivar Chinese Spring chromosome 3B, IWGSC CS RefSeq v2.1, whole genome shotgun sequence, one region includes:
- the LOC123064619 gene encoding uncharacterized protein — protein sequence MCFEFSSCSGSRIKDDYGGERSSHGGCGGRHRRRTGDRRNGNGYNGTTGHKPATNYDHQPAVDEAGRKAHHDGAWKAEHQGAGGHGYYIAYAPDKAHETPKLPAWHNKVGDDAGYAYNTARLHQASADDKEHAAMDYHHYPTTTTTLARY from the coding sequence ATGTGCTTCGAATTCAGCTCCTGTTCCGGCAGCCGCATAAAGGACGACTATGGCGGCGAGCGGTCCAGCCATGGCGGCTGTGGCGGCCGTCACCGAAGACGCACAGGGGACCGCAGGAACGGGAATGGCTACAACGGCACCACCGGACACAAGCCGGCGACTAACTACGACCACCAGCCGGCTGTTGATGAGGCGGGGCGCAAGGCCCACCATGACGGCGCGTGGAAAGCGGAGCACCAAGGCGCTGGTGGCCACGGCTATTACATCGCCTACGCGCCTGACAAAGCCCACGAGACGCCGAAGCTTCCTGCGTGGCACAACAAGGTCGGCGACGATGCCGGCTACGCCTACAACACGGCGCGCCTCCATCAGGCTTCTGCTGATGATAAGGAGCACGCCGCCATGGATTACCACCACTACCCAACCACTACTACCACTCTCGCAAGGTACTAG